From the Pocillopora verrucosa isolate sample1 chromosome 11, ASM3666991v2, whole genome shotgun sequence genome, the window GAAATACCACACCATAGAACAATAATAAAAGTGAGGAAGTGTAAATGCCTTATAAAGACGACAACGACAAGCCTTTGAGCCAAATCAAATCTAAGcatattctttttgttttttttcgttagcCTTTTCTCGTTGATAATATACTTGCGTCATTGGTATTTGTCTACTACAGCCACTCATATCAAAtcttcttgttttccttttagtaTCCAAGACAGTCAAACAGAGAAATCAATGAAGATCTCCGTAGTTTTTGCCTTTGCCTTCGTGGCTATGTGTGTTCTTGAATGCTGTGTTTCAGGTACGAAATTAATCATCTTCATATATAATAAGCTTGATTCAATCGCAGCTAAGAGCTCGCTCTGacatcctttccgatgcgttgattggaaggccacatcagtcactgcagccgagtttaaCGGCTttgtcatcccgagcaatcttcatgttccggtgaatttcAGCTGTCGTTGATTTATAACACACTCGCCtttaacagtttgttttctagtTGCCATGTGAAAAcacttgcgtgtttttatgagctaCAATTCGGCTGGATTtgactgaacatttcactttcagattctttTTTAGAGACTacaaaacttcaggcaaaagtgttaacttcgacctgccgaattatttcagtttgtaaactattgcagatgtgaaatttgatggtttttgaactttagTGGTTTGACGTCTTTGACAGCTGTAGTCTTGTTCAGaaaatcagattatttgaaccattctaactGGGATTTTGACGGATTTTCTATTATAAAACAAGTAGAGaaaccttgactgtgctctgctctgttgtaaagcactcagGAAGCGGccagagcactcaagaagtgggtAGAAACACTCGATTATCGCTGGGCTCTTGACTACGTCTCGTCTTcttccctacacttctttcgtgctctagccgaTTCGTGCGTGGtctacaacagaacagagcacagtgaagacttctctatttgttaattagtttAGTTTTTGTTTACTCTACAGATCAATGGGAAAAGCAGAATACCTCACCAGTGTGCTTTGGCGCAAAGGACGATCAGTTTGGCAGATTCTATATTAAAAGTGGTTATAAAAACCTGGCTGCTGTGAGGTTGGTTCCTCTCTACGGATACGTTTCCTGTGACACACGACATGTCTCTTATTGGTCTTACTGGGGCTGTGGCTCGTACCGCTGGGGACAGGGCAAGATTAATGTTGTCATAACAAACTCAGACAATCAAGTTCTTTTGCCACCAAGCGAGTTCATCGTAAATGATGGTGCTAAATGGTCCAGGATTCCTGGATATGACTCACTTTCCACAGAGTTAGTGCTGTCGTTTTTCAGCCCCTCCCACGTCGACTACCACCAAGAGTTACGAGTGTGGTATGGCGAGGATCTAATGAATGCTGGCGAGGGAGACAATGGAGGCACCGCTTGCGTTGATGTATATGCAATTTTTTCGCCTGAGTTTCACTGAGCAGCAAATAGTCGTAACAAAACGTTTCATGGTTTTTTAAGTGATGGAATCATAAACTAGAAAAGTGCTTACTTTGATATTAAGTTTATCTCTGTACTGCTTTTGGGACCAGTCCTTATTTACCGCcgaggggaaggggaggggaggagggggggggggggttaaggGATGTGATTGTTGTCGGGATCACATAGTTTCAAGGGAAAATGAAGGGGGATAATTCCTCggtaacagagtataaagggacGATTATCAAAAATTGGGTGTTCCCTTTTTTCCATTCATCCACTGTCCCCTCCGGCCTCCTCTCTTCCCTCCTTTAGGAGCCTGGCTACGCAGGTTACGATTTCTAATAGGGTCTATTGTTCGTATAAATAATCCGAAACCTCCCCTCTCCCAGGGCGATGAATAACGACTGGTCTCcaaggaaaacaattttattggTTAAAAACTATAAATACAAGTGTAATGCATTTAACCCCCTAGTTGTGCTCTTGATCAAATGTAGTTTCCTGTTATCATGTGCTCcggaaaattgtaatttgtctGAGTGGGGTGTACCTTAAAAGTTAAAACCGCGTTTCAAGGGCAAATACATGCAATGTCAGCTTTATGTTATGtaacaaaagcatttttgacaagcaaaataaaagattaaCTGCTTTCCGATCGAgtgaagtttctttctttccaggCCTAGGGATTCACGTTGGGGATTCATCTTCTCCTCTTCAATCTAAATGCGtgtaaaatgtaacaaaatCGTAAAAGCagttaaatttgaaataaagaaaggcgcttaaaaaagaagttaaaacGGATCACAAAttcgaaattattttcaaatctgCAAGCGCATAGGCTGTTGCGCGCCTATATTTTTTGAACCCTCAGCTGAGTATGGGTAACTGGCTTCCAATTTCTACAGTGTTACCCTTGAATCATAcataaggttatgagaataaagaaaatgatcaccaatttaagaagctcctgattgtcaaacaaattctccttcttaACACCACAGGAAATGTGAAGAGATTATGACTACTAATGCATGGTTTAAGAGGTTAATTTATGCGAAGTTGGTATGGCAACTAAGTTAGTTGGCGGGGGTTGCTTACGTACTGACATTCCATCGAAACGAGCAGTCGATTAGTACACAATGCatagaagaaaggaaattgatACGACTGTGTTAActgtttgaaagtttttctacAATTAGTTGCAAAGAGGGTATTTCAACTAAGGAAATCGACGTACTTTACCTTCCAAATGGTGAGGGTTGATCAAAATTTGTAACAACTGCTCAACGCTTGAATGATTTACCACATTTTCAATGGTTTCCCTACggtttgtttacttttgcgTTTCCTTTTCAAATCGTGTCGTATTTCCACAGCCGGCCGGTCATAAATCTGGTAAGGTAAGGAAATCGGGCAAGAGTAGAAGTCGAAGCAGAGGAGCCAGTAGCAGCCCTTCGAGAAAAGGTGGAAAGAAAGGTGGCAAAAAGTCTCGATCGCCGTCCCCTTTGAAAACCAAGCGTGATGTGGATCTGTTGAGTCCTGATGCAATGGTTAATGGTTACTATATTGCACACAATGCTCCACAGTTCCTGGGATTTAGAGGATTTGGCTGGGAAGCCGGAGGAAAAAAgggtaaaaagaagaaaggaaaaggaaaaaagaaaaaataaagttttggtAGGTTTTGGAAGTAATCTCTTTGACGCCGGTGATTACCCATACATAATACTTTCACAACGTCTCCCCAATAAGAGGGCTCTGCGAACTGTCAGCAGGAAGCAAAAAGAGGAAGCCGCGTTTGGCATGTGTTTGATGTTGCTTGCTTGAGTAAATTGGGCCTTGGAGTTATATTCCAGCAGTAAAAGTTGCAATATTTTAAGGATCTAACTTGTCATAATTTCCTTAAGACATTAGAAAGGTGTGAGAAGCTATAATGTACATATACTTATCATTGCGAATTTACACGAGATGAAGAATTGTGCATGCTGGAGTGTTTTCATGTGAAATAGACCTGTTATCGATTTTATGGCAATAGATTAAACCCACCTAATTTTCCTATTAAACCTTGTAGCCAGGCCACCTTTGTCAGAGAGGATCCACCCTTATTTATCACGTAAACCCCCTCAATCAGAGGTGGGACTAGAAGAAAATGATTACTGTACAATATCAgtaatgggggggggggtaggcACTGGGAGGAGGCAGGGAAGAAGGGGAAACTTAAATTGGGTAGAGCACCTGGGAGGGTAGTGAAAGGAGATCCTGTTTCATGctcaaattttaaaaaccaCACCACCACAGTGCCACATTAGACAAGCcacaaatttaaaagggaaaacttcctTGCCTTTCTGTAAAAGTCATTGGTCACTTTTTAATTAATCtgtttcaaaaacagtcaagaaaaaaatgtaaaagtgCACAAGACAACCCAGGAAGGTAATATTGGTAGCTTTTAGGTTATGGTTCCATTAGGGAAGTCTGGGAAAATGCCACTGTAAGGAAGAAGTATAGcagttttattaaatttatttctttatgtgaattttaaaatctgTTTATTACCAGATACCCAGATTATCTTTCAAAACTGTCATGTacacttttgtcctttttttctgacaatcTTTTGCAGAGGTCATGCATTTGAATCCCATTCAGACCTTGTTTttactactgcttaagtagtgttcattactgcaaagattgctttcaatttt encodes:
- the LOC131794518 gene encoding uncharacterized protein, encoding MKISVVFAFAFVAMCVLECCVSDQWEKQNTSPVCFGAKDDQFGRFYIKSGYKNLAAVRLVPLYGYVSCDTRHVSYWSYWGCGSYRWGQGKINVVITNSDNQVLLPPSEFIVNDGAKWSRIPGYDSLSTELVLSFFSPSHVDYHQELRVWYGEDLMNAGEGDNGGTACVDVYAIFSPEFH